A stretch of the Massilia sp. W12 genome encodes the following:
- a CDS encoding iron chelate uptake ABC transporter family permease subunit, with product MMDALRQQLAQPAQAALAGGKRNSNKPRRSLLPWSVLLLASLAGLALAAMCVGESSVPLAKVWAWLSGTPDATLDVLLGELRLPRFACAAGAGAALALSGYLLQLLCRNPLAGPDLLGVNEAALLALLLGLGLQALLQWPLAALGAGCALLLLFALIVLPAARAGQAVPRERLVLAGIALGALLRALAELWQARQDLAHAMNLAAWSMGSLQGRDATAAWRLLGGLGALLLCLLPWRADLKLYACLPQQAATLGVRQLRLEAKILLCAALAAALALALASPLAFIALAAPALARRLHAGHSLRLCLLCGALLGAAADTLGRWLPLCLPSWLGLQGMDIPAGLICQISAGPLLLWLLLRRDAAHTK from the coding sequence ATGATGGATGCGCTCAGACAACAACTTGCGCAGCCCGCACAAGCTGCGCTGGCAGGCGGCAAACGCAACAGTAACAAGCCGCGCCGCAGCCTGCTGCCATGGAGCGTATTGCTGCTCGCCAGTCTGGCCGGCTTGGCGCTGGCCGCCATGTGCGTGGGGGAAAGCAGCGTGCCGCTGGCCAAGGTCTGGGCCTGGTTGAGCGGGACACCTGACGCCACCCTGGATGTATTGCTGGGAGAATTACGCTTACCGCGCTTTGCCTGCGCCGCCGGGGCCGGGGCCGCGCTGGCCTTGAGCGGGTATTTATTGCAATTGTTATGCCGCAATCCCTTGGCCGGGCCGGATTTGCTGGGGGTGAATGAAGCCGCGCTGTTAGCCCTGTTGCTGGGCCTGGGCCTGCAAGCGCTGTTGCAATGGCCGCTGGCCGCGCTCGGGGCCGGCTGCGCGCTGTTGCTTTTGTTTGCCCTGATTGTGTTGCCGGCGGCGCGCGCCGGGCAAGCGGTGCCGCGCGAGCGCTTGGTGCTGGCCGGAATTGCGCTGGGGGCTTTATTGCGCGCCCTGGCCGAACTGTGGCAGGCGCGCCAGGATTTGGCGCACGCCATGAATCTGGCGGCCTGGAGCATGGGCAGTTTGCAAGGACGCGATGCGACTGCCGCCTGGCGTTTGCTGGGCGGCCTGGGCGCGCTCTTGCTCTGCCTCTTACCCTGGCGCGCCGATCTCAAGTTGTACGCCTGCCTGCCGCAACAAGCCGCCACGCTTGGCGTGCGCCAGTTGCGCTTGGAAGCCAAAATCTTGCTGTGCGCCGCCCTGGCGGCGGCCTTGGCGCTGGCGCTGGCCAGCCCGCTGGCCTTTATCGCCCTGGCGGCGCCGGCATTGGCGCGCCGTCTGCATGCCGGCCACAGCCTGCGCTTGTGTCTCCTGTGCGGCGCGCTGCTGGGGGCAGCCGCTGACACCCTGGGGCGTTGGCTGCCGCTGTGCTTACCATCCTGGCTTGGATTGCAGGGTATGGATATTCCGGCCGGATTGATTTGCCAGATCAGCGCCGGCCCGCTTTTACTCTGGCTTTTATTGCGGCGCGACGCTGCACACACAAAATGA
- a CDS encoding ABC transporter ATP-binding protein: protein MTIDTFPDSQAAPPALCLQGVAARFGAHSEQGLRAIDLRCEAGQVHVLAGPNGCGKSTLLRTIAGLHPLQSGQIRLAGQTGPAQALHSLTPKQRARLLAWMPQESGAPPEITVEELVRLGRHPHRPWHGAWRSSDQAAVSSALAACDIADLAARPLSELSGGQRQRAQLALALAQDTPILLLDEPTSMLDPGHQLDLLLRLRQLAKQGRCVLLVMHDIQAAARLADQLIAMRDGRIIAAGCPRRILQPDLLRQLYGIEVDLLQAPQDGAPIIAPRWPAAPALA from the coding sequence ATGACAATCGATACTTTTCCCGATTCTCAAGCTGCGCCCCCCGCGCTTTGCCTGCAAGGCGTGGCGGCGCGCTTTGGCGCGCATAGCGAACAGGGCTTGCGCGCGATTGATTTACGCTGCGAAGCCGGCCAAGTGCATGTGCTGGCAGGGCCGAATGGCTGCGGCAAATCGACCCTCTTGCGCACGATTGCCGGCTTGCATCCGCTGCAAAGCGGTCAAATCCGGCTGGCGGGCCAGACTGGGCCGGCGCAAGCCTTGCACAGCCTCACGCCAAAACAGCGCGCCCGCCTGCTGGCCTGGATGCCGCAGGAGAGCGGCGCGCCGCCGGAAATCACGGTGGAAGAATTGGTGCGCTTGGGGCGTCATCCGCACCGCCCCTGGCATGGGGCTTGGCGCAGCAGCGATCAAGCCGCAGTCAGCAGCGCGCTGGCGGCCTGCGACATCGCCGACCTGGCTGCGCGTCCCTTGAGCGAATTATCCGGCGGTCAGCGCCAGCGTGCGCAATTAGCGTTGGCCTTAGCGCAAGACACCCCCATCCTGCTGCTGGACGAACCAACCAGCATGCTCGACCCCGGCCATCAGTTGGATTTGCTGTTGCGCCTGCGCCAATTGGCAAAGCAAGGCCGCTGCGTGCTGCTGGTGATGCACGACATTCAGGCCGCCGCGCGTCTGGCGGATCAACTGATCGCCATGCGCGATGGCCGCATCATCGCCGCCGGCTGTCCGCGCCGCATTTTGCAGCCCGATTTACTGCGCCAGTTGTACGGCATTGAAGTCGATCTGCTGCAAGCGCCGCAAGACGGCGCCCCGATCATCGCGCCACGCTGGCCGGCTGCGCCAGCGCTGGCCTAG
- a CDS encoding SDR family oxidoreductase, which yields MHNTVYPHYPDLAGKTILITGAAQGIGQAVAYAFAAQEARLILIDAQSVTSAPPQAACYTADLRDSTQISALLRQIQAEQAPIDCLVHVAGVLRTGAVTDLQEADWRACFAVNVDALFHLCQALAPAMQARRSGAMICVASNAASTPRQQMAAYAASKAAALQFMRCLALEMAPYGVRCNTVSPGSTASPMLYGMGVDDAACIVGNPERFRLGIPLGRVAQGADVANSVLFLASDAARHLCMQNLIVDGGASLGG from the coding sequence ATGCATAACACTGTTTATCCGCATTACCCTGACCTGGCCGGCAAAACCATCCTGATCACCGGCGCGGCGCAAGGCATAGGCCAGGCCGTGGCCTATGCCTTCGCCGCGCAAGAGGCGCGTTTAATCCTGATCGACGCGCAAAGCGTCACATCAGCGCCGCCGCAAGCGGCTTGTTATACAGCGGATTTGCGCGACAGCACACAGATCAGCGCCTTGCTGCGCCAGATCCAGGCTGAACAGGCGCCGATAGATTGCCTGGTGCATGTGGCCGGGGTCTTGCGCACCGGGGCCGTGACAGATTTGCAAGAAGCCGATTGGCGCGCCTGTTTTGCGGTGAATGTGGACGCCCTGTTTCATCTGTGTCAGGCGCTGGCGCCGGCAATGCAAGCGCGCCGCAGCGGCGCCATGATTTGCGTCGCCTCGAATGCCGCCAGCACGCCGCGCCAGCAAATGGCGGCTTATGCCGCTTCCAAAGCCGCCGCCCTGCAATTCATGCGCTGTCTGGCGCTGGAAATGGCGCCGTATGGGGTGCGCTGCAACACCGTCTCCCCCGGCTCCACCGCCAGCCCGATGCTGTACGGCATGGGCGTGGACGACGCCGCCTGCATCGTCGGCAATCCAGAACGCTTCCGCCTGGGCATCCCCCTGGGCCGCGTGGCGCAAGGCGCGGATGTGGCCAACAGCGTGCTGTTCTTAGCCTCAGATGCGGCGCGCCATTTGTGTATGCAAAATCTCATTGTGGATGGGGGGGCGAGTTTGGGGGGGTGA
- a CDS encoding DUF1152 domain-containing protein, with product MQQAFFSELSQAKSVLIAGAGGGFDVISGLPLYFYLRRQGVAVTLANLSFTELAFAESRQVFPQLYQISAHDAALPYFPEKYLLEFLQQRGEDPAVYAFAYDVGVQPLRAAYAWLAQTHQIDTIVLVDGGTDSLMFGDEAKVGTLVEDACSIIAAAKIPCARRLLLAIGFGVEHEFNHHACLQNIASLCESGDFLGSFSLTPQMPEGQAFLQLTAFLNQRMPLHTSIVTNSIAGAMRGAFGDIHVTARSRDSEQFLSPLMSLYWSFKLDGLAARIQFGAEIEHSQTMSEVAQAFKLSRIRNPRRAHQSIPLK from the coding sequence ATGCAACAGGCTTTTTTTTCAGAATTATCACAAGCCAAATCGGTGTTGATTGCCGGCGCCGGCGGTGGTTTTGATGTCATCAGCGGTTTGCCGCTGTACTTTTATTTGCGCCGCCAGGGTGTGGCGGTCACGCTCGCCAATCTCTCATTCACTGAATTGGCCTTTGCCGAGAGCCGGCAGGTTTTTCCGCAGCTCTATCAAATCAGCGCGCATGATGCGGCGCTGCCTTATTTCCCGGAAAAATATCTGTTGGAATTTTTGCAGCAGCGCGGCGAAGATCCCGCCGTATACGCCTTTGCCTACGACGTCGGCGTGCAGCCGCTGCGCGCGGCCTATGCCTGGCTGGCGCAAACGCATCAGATCGACACCATTGTGCTGGTCGATGGCGGCACAGACAGCTTGATGTTTGGCGATGAAGCCAAAGTCGGCACCCTGGTTGAAGACGCCTGTTCCATCATCGCCGCCGCCAAAATTCCCTGCGCGCGCCGTTTGCTGTTGGCGATTGGGTTTGGCGTGGAACATGAATTCAACCACCACGCCTGTTTGCAAAATATCGCCAGCTTATGTGAAAGCGGCGATTTTCTCGGCAGTTTTTCGCTCACGCCGCAAATGCCGGAAGGGCAGGCGTTTTTGCAATTGACAGCGTTTTTAAATCAGCGCATGCCCTTGCACACCAGCATCGTCACCAATTCCATCGCCGGCGCCATGCGCGGCGCATTTGGCGACATCCACGTCACCGCGCGCAGCCGCGACAGCGAGCAATTTCTCAGTCCATTGATGTCGCTGTATTGGAGTTTCAAACTCGATGGCCTGGCAGCGCGCATCCAGTTCGGCGCGGAAATAGAACACAGCCAAACCATGTCAGAAGTCGCACAGGCATTCAAACTCAGCCGCATCCGCAACCCACGGCGGGCGCATCAGAGTATTCCGCTGAAATAA